One genomic segment of Tursiops truncatus isolate mTurTru1 chromosome 11, mTurTru1.mat.Y, whole genome shotgun sequence includes these proteins:
- the RND1 gene encoding rho-related GTP-binding protein Rho6, with protein sequence MKERRAPQPIVARCKLVLVGDVQCGKTAMLQVLAKDCYPETYVPTVFENYTACLETEEQRVELSLWDTSGSPYYDNVRPLCYSDSDAVLLCFDISRPETVDSALKKWRTEILDYCPSTRVLLIGCKTDLRTDLSTLMELSHQKQAPISYEQGCAIAKQLGAEIYLEGSAFTSEKSIHSIFRTASTVCLNKPSPVPPKSPVRSLSKRLLHLPSRSELISSTFKKEKAKSCSIM encoded by the exons ATGAAGGAGAGACGGGCCCCCCAGCCAATCGTGGCCAGATGTAAGCTCGTTCTGGTGGGGGATGTGCAGTGTGGGAAGACAGCTATGTTACAGGTGTTGGCGAAAGACTGCTATCCCGAG ACGTATGTGCCCACTGTGTTTGAGAATTACACAGCCTGCTTGGAGACAGAGGAACAGAGAGTGGAGCTCAGTCTCTGGGACACCTCAG GATCTCCCTACTATGACAATGTCCGTCCACTCTGCTACAGCGACTCAGATGCAGTATTACTATGCTTTGATATCAGCCGTCCAGAGACAGTGGACAGTGCGCTCAAGAAG TGGAGGACGGAAATCCTCGATTATTGTCCCAGCACCCGCGTCTTGCTTATTGGCTGTAAGACAGACCTGCGAACAGACCTGAGCACTCTGATGGAGCTGTCCCACCAGAAGCAGGCACCCATCTCTTAcgagcag GGCTGTGCAATAGCCAAGCAGCTGGGTGCGGAAATCTACCTGGAAGGCTCGGCTTTCACCTCAGAAAAGAGTATCCACAGCATCTTCCGGACGGCGTCCACGGTGTGTCTGAACAAGCCCAGCCCAGTGCCCCCGAAGAGCCCTGTCCGAAGCCTCTCCAAGCGACTGCTCCACCTCCCCAGTCGTTCCGAACTCATCTCTTCCACCTTCAAGAAGGAAAAGGCCAAAAGCTGTTCCATTATGTGA